A single genomic interval of Deltaproteobacteria bacterium harbors:
- a CDS encoding DUF448 domain-containing protein yields the protein MTRGRRAGRLRPVEPQRRCVGCRRVRPRRELLRLVADGSGEAVPGLGKPGRGCWLCHDARCAREAVRTRAIPRALKGKAAAPTLDRLLGWVGSGSLDDGGGGRLKS from the coding sequence GTGACGCGAGGACGCCGGGCGGGGCGGCTGCGACCCGTCGAACCGCAGCGCCGCTGCGTCGGTTGCAGGAGGGTCCGGCCCCGGCGCGAGCTGCTGCGGCTGGTGGCGGACGGAAGCGGAGAGGCGGTTCCCGGGCTGGGAAAGCCCGGGCGCGGATGCTGGCTCTGCCACGATGCGCGCTGTGCGCGGGAGGCGGTGCGCACACGCGCAATACCGCGGGCGCTGAAGGGAAAGGCGGCGGCGCCGACGCTCGACCGCCTCCTCGGATGGGTGGGCTCGGGTTCGCTTGACGACGGCGGAGGCGGCAGACTAAAGAGCTAG
- the nusA gene encoding transcription termination/antitermination protein NusA, whose translation MAAPAPQAPIVNLNMVLDQVAKDKGIERSVLVDTLQNAIAQAAKKHFGQDRAIEATYNEEKQVVEVFQTLTVVERVEVEDPVKAVNQISLEEAGKKGIEAEIGDELLFQIFYRPEDEEEARVQDERYGDILRLKTYRKGFGRIAAQTAKQVIIQRTRDAERENVFNDYKDRKGEIVSGIALRFERGNIIVNLGRAEAVLPVREQTPRESYRAGDRVQAFVLDVLRESKGPQIILSRASPELVRKLFEMEVPEIAEGVVVIEAVAREPGGRTKIAVASRDADVDPVGACVGMKGSRVQAVVQELRGEKIDIVPWDDDSARFVCNALQPAEVSRVLLDDENRAMEIIVPDDQLSLAIGRRGQNVRLAAQLTGWKLDINSESRVKEMREFASRSLTAIGLPEATVELLYAHGFRSAKDFANASTEVLLQMPGITADNVERYLAAAREQIGKDEEELSRIEQEREERRLAEARKHPSELTQQERLLRVRGISERNIEQMANAGYKTVEDIHNEPDVVKFGEQTGLGVKKGKQVKAAVEHYLQEEARLKADLDAKKAAEGVQPQLA comes from the coding sequence ATGGCTGCCCCAGCACCGCAGGCCCCGATCGTCAACCTGAACATGGTCCTCGACCAGGTCGCGAAGGACAAGGGCATCGAGCGCTCGGTCCTCGTGGACACGCTGCAAAACGCCATCGCGCAGGCCGCGAAGAAGCACTTCGGCCAGGACCGCGCGATCGAGGCGACCTACAACGAGGAGAAGCAGGTCGTGGAAGTGTTCCAGACCCTGACCGTCGTGGAGCGCGTCGAGGTGGAGGACCCGGTCAAGGCGGTGAACCAGATCTCGCTGGAGGAAGCGGGCAAGAAGGGAATCGAGGCCGAGATCGGCGACGAGCTCCTCTTCCAGATCTTCTACCGGCCGGAGGACGAGGAAGAGGCCCGCGTCCAGGACGAGCGCTACGGCGACATCCTCAGGCTGAAGACGTACCGAAAGGGCTTCGGCCGCATCGCCGCGCAGACCGCCAAGCAGGTGATCATCCAGCGCACGCGCGACGCCGAGCGCGAGAACGTCTTCAACGACTACAAGGACCGCAAGGGCGAAATCGTCTCGGGAATCGCGCTGCGGTTCGAGCGCGGCAACATCATCGTCAACCTCGGCCGCGCGGAGGCGGTGCTCCCGGTCCGCGAGCAGACGCCGCGCGAGAGCTACCGCGCCGGTGACCGGGTGCAGGCCTTCGTGCTCGACGTGCTGCGCGAGAGCAAGGGGCCGCAGATCATCCTCTCCCGGGCCTCGCCGGAGCTGGTGCGCAAGCTGTTCGAGATGGAGGTCCCGGAGATCGCCGAAGGGGTCGTGGTGATCGAGGCCGTGGCGCGGGAGCCGGGCGGCCGGACCAAGATCGCCGTCGCCTCCCGCGACGCCGACGTCGACCCGGTGGGCGCCTGCGTGGGTATGAAGGGTAGCCGCGTGCAGGCGGTGGTGCAGGAGCTGCGCGGCGAGAAGATTGACATCGTTCCCTGGGACGACGACTCCGCCCGTTTCGTCTGCAACGCGCTGCAGCCGGCCGAGGTCAGCCGCGTGCTGCTCGACGACGAGAACAGGGCGATGGAGATCATCGTCCCCGACGACCAGCTTTCGCTGGCCATCGGCCGGCGCGGGCAGAACGTGCGCCTGGCGGCGCAGCTCACCGGCTGGAAGCTCGACATCAACAGCGAATCCCGGGTGAAGGAGATGCGCGAGTTCGCCTCGCGGTCGCTCACCGCCATCGGGCTGCCGGAGGCGACCGTCGAGCTGCTGTACGCTCACGGCTTCCGCAGCGCGAAGGACTTCGCCAACGCCAGCACGGAAGTCTTGCTGCAAATGCCCGGGATCACGGCCGACAACGTCGAGCGCTATCTCGCCGCTGCCCGGGAGCAGATCGGCAAGGACGAGGAGGAGCTCTCGCGCATCGAGCAGGAGCGCGAGGAACGCCGCCTGGCGGAGGCGCGCAAGCACCCGAGCGAGCTCACCCAGCAGGAGCGCCTCTTGCGCGTGCGCGGGATCAGCGAGCGCAACATCGAGCAGATGGCGAACGCGGGCTACAAGACCGTGGAGGACATCCACAACGAGCCCGACGTGGTGAAGTTCGGCGAGCAGACTGGTCTGGGGGTGAAGAAGGGCAAGCAGGTGAAGGCGGCCGTCGAGCACTACCTGCAGGAGGAGGCTCGGCTGAAGGCGGATCTGGACGCGAAGAAGGCGGCGGAAGGAGTCCAGCCGCAGCTCGCATAG
- a CDS encoding ribosome maturation factor RimP, with protein MGRKDEILNKVREIAAPLAAQEGLELIDVELGGPGGRQILRIFIDKSGGVSLDDCSSISRAVSAALDVEDPIQGAYDLEVSSPGLDRPLRTPEHFQKFAGKRVRVKTFGPLPECENRKTFVGILQGYDNETIVLDVDGRIFRVPHAQVSKANVDPVFE; from the coding sequence GTGGGAAGGAAAGACGAAATCCTCAACAAGGTGCGCGAGATCGCGGCTCCGCTCGCCGCACAGGAGGGGCTGGAGCTGATCGACGTCGAGCTCGGGGGGCCGGGCGGCCGGCAGATCTTGCGGATCTTCATCGACAAGAGCGGCGGGGTGTCGCTGGACGACTGCAGCTCGATCTCGCGGGCGGTGTCGGCGGCGCTGGACGTGGAGGATCCCATCCAGGGCGCGTACGACCTGGAGGTGTCGAGCCCAGGCCTCGACCGCCCTCTGAGGACCCCCGAGCACTTCCAGAAGTTCGCCGGAAAGAGGGTTCGGGTGAAGACGTTCGGACCTCTGCCGGAGTGCGAGAACCGGAAGACTTTTGTAGGAATCCTACAAGGTTACGACAACGAAACGATCGTGTTGGATGTCGATGGACGGATCTTTCGCGTCCCTCACGCGCAGGTCAGCAAGGCGAACGTCGATCCAGTGTTCGAGTAG
- a CDS encoding carbon-nitrogen hydrolase family protein yields the protein MFLAAAVQMRSGSDRASNEARALALLGQAADRGAALIGLPEMWEHIGPAREKHAFAGPVDGPQLARIRDFCASRKVWCLAGSIAEVAREDAGRRGGGGRIYNTSALISPDGAIAATYRKLHLFDVDIPDGARYRESEQVAPGDAVPRALDTVLGVKLGLSVCYDLRFPELYRQLDADVLCVPAAFTAYTGRAHWEVLLRARAIENQAYVLAPAQVGRIGPANENRFAWGHACLVDPWGEVIADAGGEEEGMAIAPIHPARLSQVRRDLPALQHRRRDVL from the coding sequence GTGTTCCTCGCGGCAGCGGTGCAGATGAGATCGGGCAGCGACCGGGCGTCCAACGAAGCGCGCGCCCTCGCGCTTCTCGGGCAGGCGGCCGACCGAGGCGCGGCACTGATCGGCCTTCCGGAGATGTGGGAGCACATCGGACCGGCCCGCGAGAAGCACGCCTTCGCAGGGCCCGTGGACGGTCCGCAGCTGGCGCGCATCCGCGACTTCTGTGCGAGCCGGAAGGTGTGGTGCCTCGCGGGATCGATTGCGGAGGTGGCGCGCGAGGACGCCGGCCGCCGCGGCGGCGGAGGCCGGATCTACAACACGAGCGCGCTGATCTCCCCGGACGGCGCGATCGCCGCGACGTATCGCAAGCTGCACCTCTTCGACGTCGACATCCCCGACGGCGCGCGCTACCGCGAGTCGGAGCAGGTCGCGCCAGGAGACGCAGTCCCGCGTGCGTTGGACACGGTGCTCGGCGTCAAGCTGGGGCTGTCCGTCTGCTACGACCTGCGCTTTCCAGAGCTGTACCGGCAGCTCGACGCCGACGTGCTCTGCGTTCCCGCCGCTTTCACCGCCTACACCGGCCGGGCGCACTGGGAAGTGCTGCTGCGCGCGCGCGCGATCGAAAACCAGGCCTACGTGCTCGCTCCCGCGCAAGTCGGCCGCATCGGGCCGGCGAACGAGAACCGCTTCGCCTGGGGACACGCCTGCCTCGTCGATCCCTGGGGCGAGGTCATCGCCGACGCGGGCGGCGAGGAGGAAGGCATGGCGATCGCCCCCATACATCCGGCGCGACTGTCGCAGGTCCGCCGCGATCTTCCCGCTTTGCAGCACCGCAGACGCGATGTGCTTTGA
- a CDS encoding septation protein SpoVG: MEITEVRVFPVNEERLKAYVTITLDNCFVVRDLKVINGNTGLFVAMPAKRRKDGTFKDIAHPLNSETRERMEKVILAEYDRELARGTPPTSAAAASG; encoded by the coding sequence ATGGAGATCACCGAGGTGCGGGTCTTTCCCGTCAATGAGGAAAGGCTGAAGGCCTACGTCACCATCACTCTCGACAACTGCTTCGTCGTGCGCGACCTGAAGGTTATCAACGGCAACACCGGCCTGTTCGTGGCCATGCCGGCAAAGCGCCGCAAGGACGGCACCTTCAAGGACATCGCACACCCGTTGAACAGCGAGACTCGCGAGCGGATGGAAAAGGTGATTCTCGCGGAGTACGACCGCGAGCTCGCGCGCGGCACTCCGCCGACCTCCGCCGCGGCGGCAAGCGGGTAG
- a CDS encoding ribose-phosphate pyrophosphokinase, giving the protein MPESESDLVIFSGNSNKPLVKEICEYLEIAVGRCDVGKFSDGEIQIEIEENVRGRDVFLVQSTSTPVNDHLMELLIMIDAARRASASSITAVVPYFGYARQDRKVAPRTPITARLVADLITSAGADRFLSMDLHAGQIQGFFDMPSDHLYASPILVEDMKRKYGSRPDEVVVVSPDAGGVERARAFAKRLGATLAIVDKRRPKANVAEVMQIVGDVRGKTAILLDDMIDTAGTLALGAKALAESGARRIVAYAVHPVLSGPAVERIQASNIEEVVVTNTIPLRDNALACRKITQLSVAKIFGEAIRRIHSGDSLSSLFI; this is encoded by the coding sequence ATGCCCGAATCCGAGTCGGACCTCGTCATCTTTTCCGGGAACTCGAACAAGCCCCTGGTGAAGGAGATTTGCGAGTACCTGGAGATAGCGGTCGGCCGCTGCGACGTGGGCAAGTTCTCGGACGGCGAGATCCAGATCGAGATCGAAGAAAACGTCCGGGGGCGCGACGTTTTTCTCGTCCAGAGCACCTCCACTCCGGTGAACGATCATCTGATGGAGCTCCTGATCATGATCGACGCCGCCCGGCGGGCGTCGGCGTCCTCCATCACTGCCGTGGTCCCCTACTTCGGCTATGCCCGCCAGGACCGCAAGGTCGCGCCTCGCACGCCCATCACCGCACGCCTTGTGGCGGACCTGATCACTTCCGCCGGCGCCGACCGGTTCCTTTCCATGGACCTGCATGCAGGGCAGATCCAGGGCTTTTTCGACATGCCTTCCGACCACCTCTACGCTTCACCGATCCTCGTCGAGGACATGAAGCGCAAGTACGGTTCCCGGCCGGACGAAGTGGTCGTGGTCAGCCCGGACGCAGGTGGCGTCGAGCGTGCTCGCGCATTCGCCAAGCGTCTGGGGGCAACGCTCGCCATCGTCGACAAGCGGCGGCCGAAGGCCAACGTCGCGGAAGTGATGCAGATCGTCGGCGACGTCCGGGGCAAGACCGCCATCCTGCTGGACGACATGATCGACACCGCCGGCACTCTCGCGCTGGGCGCCAAGGCCCTGGCCGAATCCGGCGCGCGCCGGATCGTCGCCTATGCCGTCCACCCCGTCCTCTCCGGGCCGGCGGTGGAGCGCATCCAGGCCTCGAACATCGAGGAAGTGGTGGTCACCAATACGATTCCGCTGCGGGACAACGCGCTGGCTTGCAGGAAGATCACCCAGCTCTCCGTGGCGAAGATCTTCGGCGAGGCCATCCGCCGCATCCACAGCGGTGATTCGCTCAGCTCCCTGTTCATCTGA
- a CDS encoding sulfurtransferase produces the protein MGDLILQHGQAVLFIVSLIAQLGAPVPMTPLLLAAGALAKEGQLSFASVVAISMAASALGHLVWYEAGRRRGTAVLRLICRISLEPDSCVRRTEDFFGRHGGRALVAAPFVPGLGAVAPPLAGMAGMPVARFLLLDSLGALLWSALLAGIGFVAGPELMALVQVGLRFGAWLGLAAGVVVGAWLGWKIAQRSAVARAVVVPRIEADDLRSRLGSSDPPLVVDLRSEMTRGEESIPGAHPVAPRELPRWAQGIPRDKEIVVACD, from the coding sequence ATGGGAGATCTCATCCTGCAGCACGGTCAAGCCGTGCTGTTCATCGTCAGCCTGATCGCGCAGCTCGGAGCGCCGGTTCCGATGACGCCCTTGCTCCTTGCCGCCGGAGCCCTGGCCAAGGAAGGCCAGCTGTCGTTCGCGAGCGTCGTCGCCATCTCGATGGCTGCCTCCGCGCTGGGCCATCTCGTCTGGTACGAAGCTGGACGGCGGCGCGGCACGGCGGTGCTCCGGCTGATCTGCCGCATCTCGCTCGAGCCCGATTCCTGCGTCCGCCGGACGGAAGATTTCTTCGGCCGGCATGGCGGCCGCGCGCTCGTCGCCGCCCCCTTCGTTCCGGGTCTGGGCGCGGTGGCTCCGCCGCTCGCGGGAATGGCGGGGATGCCGGTCGCACGATTCTTGTTGCTGGACTCGCTCGGCGCATTGCTCTGGTCGGCGCTCCTCGCCGGCATCGGGTTCGTGGCCGGACCGGAGCTGATGGCACTCGTCCAGGTCGGGCTGCGATTCGGCGCGTGGCTCGGGCTGGCTGCCGGCGTCGTGGTCGGCGCTTGGCTGGGATGGAAGATCGCCCAGCGCAGCGCCGTGGCGCGTGCCGTGGTGGTGCCGCGCATCGAGGCTGACGACCTGCGCTCCCGACTCGGTTCCAGCGACCCGCCACTGGTGGTCGACCTGCGGAGCGAGATGACGCGCGGGGAAGAGTCGATCCCTGGCGCGCATCCGGTCGCGCCCCGCGAGTTGCCGCGCTGGGCGCAGGGAATTCCGCGCGACAAGGAGATCGTCGTCGCCTGTGATTGA
- a CDS encoding 50S ribosomal protein L25 — translation MANDVSTLTAQKRDQAGKGPSHRLRGKGLIPAVCYGPYEKPLHVAVDPEAIKKAIATPHKFNTVIKLQVDGGETRTVLFKDFEKDPVDGHMLHADFLEVRMDKDVVVNVPVILSGKPEGVTAGGILQQVARTLPVQCKPSDIPEKIEVDVSALKIAESLHIKDVKMPAGVQLKVRGDQTIAVVNVPEKEEEAPKPAAVAAVPGAEGAAAPAVPGAAVPAPGAPGAPGVPTAAPAAAGAKAPAADKGAKK, via the coding sequence ATGGCGAATGACGTCAGCACGCTCACCGCCCAGAAGCGCGACCAGGCGGGCAAGGGCCCCTCGCACCGCCTGCGGGGCAAGGGCCTGATCCCCGCCGTCTGCTACGGCCCGTACGAGAAGCCGCTCCACGTGGCGGTGGATCCGGAGGCGATCAAGAAGGCCATCGCCACTCCGCACAAGTTCAACACGGTGATCAAGCTGCAGGTCGACGGCGGCGAGACGCGCACGGTGCTCTTCAAGGACTTCGAGAAGGACCCGGTCGACGGCCACATGCTCCACGCGGACTTCCTGGAAGTGCGCATGGACAAGGACGTGGTGGTGAACGTACCGGTCATCCTCAGCGGCAAGCCCGAAGGCGTGACGGCCGGCGGCATCCTGCAGCAGGTCGCACGCACGCTGCCGGTGCAGTGCAAGCCCAGCGACATTCCGGAGAAGATCGAGGTCGACGTCTCCGCCCTGAAAATCGCCGAATCGCTCCACATCAAGGACGTGAAGATGCCGGCCGGCGTCCAGCTCAAGGTGCGCGGCGACCAGACCATCGCAGTGGTCAACGTGCCCGAGAAGGAGGAGGAGGCGCCGAAGCCGGCCGCCGTCGCCGCCGTTCCCGGTGCGGAGGGTGCTGCCGCTCCGGCGGTCCCGGGCGCCGCGGTGCCTGCCCCGGGTGCTCCGGGCGCGCCGGGGGTGCCGACCGCTGCTCCTGCCGCGGCCGGAGCGAAGGCCCCTGCCGCCGACAAGGGCGCCAAGAAGTAA
- a CDS encoding aminoacyl-tRNA hydrolase has protein sequence MRLLVGLGNPGPKYERTRHNVGFRVAAEAARKLGAALGSDSRWNALVGKAQDIAVLLPQAYMNVSGEAVAQAARFWKVLPEGIVVVHDEIDLEFGRIQVKQGGGDAGHNGLRSIREHLGTGETLRVRFGVGRPPEQWEGADWVLARFSSEEEAALKELVPLAAEAAIAALVQGSAVAANRFNRKPK, from the coding sequence GTGCGCCTCCTCGTCGGCCTCGGGAACCCGGGCCCGAAGTACGAGCGCACCCGTCACAACGTCGGCTTTCGCGTCGCCGCGGAGGCGGCGCGAAAACTCGGCGCGGCGCTCGGATCGGACTCCCGCTGGAACGCGCTGGTCGGAAAGGCGCAGGACATCGCGGTGCTGCTTCCGCAGGCGTACATGAACGTGAGCGGCGAAGCGGTGGCGCAGGCGGCGCGGTTCTGGAAGGTGCTGCCGGAGGGAATCGTGGTGGTGCACGACGAAATCGACCTGGAGTTCGGACGCATCCAGGTGAAGCAGGGCGGCGGCGACGCGGGGCACAACGGGTTGCGCAGCATCCGGGAGCATCTCGGTACCGGCGAGACCCTGCGGGTGCGATTCGGGGTGGGCAGGCCGCCGGAGCAGTGGGAAGGCGCGGACTGGGTGTTGGCAAGATTCTCCTCGGAGGAGGAGGCGGCTTTGAAGGAGCTGGTACCGCTCGCGGCCGAGGCGGCGATTGCGGCGCTGGTGCAGGGAAGTGCGGTGGCAGCGAATCGGTTCAACAGAAAGCCGAAGTGA
- the rpsF gene encoding 30S ribosomal protein S6: MQQTETQSTGGVPQHAPGTRLREYETIFLVRPDLAEDLVDKIVERMRGIVHRDGGKVIKVENWGKKKTAFEVKKNFRAIFVRFLYLGDTRAVAEFERNLRMTDDVMKYQSVKIADDVDASSRAVEADVKLPGDPEMPERMAREPEPFGGAEFGGRRDELADESELPPEAE, encoded by the coding sequence ATGCAGCAGACGGAGACGCAGAGCACCGGTGGGGTCCCGCAGCACGCCCCGGGCACCAGGTTGCGCGAGTACGAGACGATCTTCCTCGTCCGGCCGGACCTCGCCGAGGATCTGGTGGACAAGATCGTCGAGCGCATGCGCGGCATCGTCCACCGCGACGGTGGAAAGGTGATCAAGGTCGAGAACTGGGGCAAGAAGAAGACCGCGTTCGAAGTGAAGAAGAACTTCCGCGCCATCTTCGTCCGGTTCCTCTACCTCGGCGACACCCGCGCGGTGGCGGAGTTCGAGCGCAACCTGCGCATGACCGACGACGTGATGAAGTACCAATCGGTGAAGATCGCCGACGACGTCGATGCTTCCAGCCGCGCGGTGGAAGCGGACGTGAAGCTCCCGGGCGATCCGGAGATGCCGGAGCGGATGGCGCGCGAGCCGGAACCGTTCGGCGGCGCGGAATTCGGCGGCCGGCGCGACGAACTTGCGGACGAAAGCGAGCTCCCTCCCGAGGCGGAGTAA
- the rpsR gene encoding 30S ribosomal protein S18: MAFGERSGGGGRGGGRGGAGREDRGGGDMDRGGGRGFGRRKVCRYCADKNLKVDYKNAADLKYFVTERGKIVPRRISGNCARHQREVATAIKRGRQVALLPFTIMQHQ, from the coding sequence ATGGCGTTCGGCGAACGCTCGGGCGGCGGCGGCAGGGGCGGAGGGCGCGGCGGCGCCGGACGCGAGGACCGGGGCGGCGGCGACATGGACCGTGGGGGAGGCCGCGGATTCGGTCGCCGCAAGGTCTGCCGCTACTGCGCCGACAAGAACCTGAAGGTCGACTACAAGAACGCGGCCGACCTGAAGTACTTCGTCACCGAGCGCGGCAAGATCGTGCCGCGGCGGATCTCGGGCAACTGCGCCCGGCACCAGCGCGAGGTGGCCACGGCCATCAAGCGCGGCCGCCAGGTAGCGCTCTTGCCCTTCACCATCATGCAGCACCAGTAG
- a CDS encoding 50S ribosomal protein L9 gives MKVILTKDLDNLGRAGALVDVKTGYGRNYLLPRNLAVLATAKNIRQLEHQKAGILARASKEKQNMTAMAQKLSVIEVRLTRKVGEQNKLFGSVTSKDVHEQLVSQGYQIERKQVHLPDPLKEVGTHEVEVKLHPEVVAKVKVTIAPEA, from the coding sequence ATGAAGGTCATCCTGACGAAAGACCTGGACAACCTCGGCCGCGCCGGCGCGCTGGTCGACGTGAAGACGGGATACGGGCGCAACTACCTGCTCCCGCGCAACCTCGCGGTGCTGGCGACGGCGAAGAACATCCGGCAGCTCGAGCACCAGAAGGCCGGCATCCTGGCGCGCGCGTCCAAGGAGAAGCAGAACATGACCGCGATGGCGCAGAAGCTCTCCGTCATCGAGGTCAGGCTGACCCGGAAGGTCGGCGAGCAGAACAAACTGTTCGGCTCGGTCACCTCCAAGGACGTGCACGAGCAGCTCGTCTCGCAGGGGTATCAGATCGAGCGCAAGCAGGTGCACCTGCCCGACCCGCTCAAGGAAGTGGGGACGCACGAGGTGGAGGTGAAGCTGCATCCGGAGGTGGTGGCGAAGGTGAAGGTCACCATCGCGCCGGAGGCGTAG